From a single Streptomyces sp. NBC_01264 genomic region:
- a CDS encoding STAS domain-containing protein has translation MSDAETAKVVATRIAAYLAEVHPDDPNPDDLAWAIVRTLNQDGLLAGSGPRPDTDDKAPAAQQVLALPDRNDGARVIVCAGQFDQRTLRAVQDAGTAAINAPDIQRIVLDVSRVTFADSSMLNEMFRLRRNSDLVLVGPLPTSLARVLELTQARALFHVTDTIESALVWSG, from the coding sequence ATGAGTGATGCAGAAACAGCAAAAGTAGTCGCAACCAGAATTGCTGCGTACCTCGCTGAGGTTCATCCAGACGACCCCAACCCAGACGATCTCGCCTGGGCCATCGTGCGCACACTGAACCAGGACGGGCTTCTCGCAGGCAGCGGCCCCCGGCCCGACACCGATGACAAAGCACCGGCAGCGCAGCAAGTCCTGGCGCTCCCGGACCGCAACGACGGGGCACGCGTCATTGTCTGCGCCGGCCAATTCGACCAGCGCACCCTGCGGGCCGTTCAAGATGCCGGCACCGCAGCCATCAACGCCCCGGACATTCAGCGCATCGTCTTGGACGTCAGCCGCGTCACCTTCGCGGACTCCTCCATGCTCAACGAGATGTTCCGCCTCCGCCGCAACAGCGATCTGGTCCTCGTCGGCCCCCTGCCCACATCCCTGGCGAGAGTCCTGGAACTCACTCAAGCCCGTGCCCTGTTCCACGTGACCGACACCATCGAATCGGCTCTCGTCTGGAGTGGGTGA
- a CDS encoding ATP-binding protein: protein MRAGVSPDSVPAADALLITSELVTNAIRHGGGITHFHAALADDALHLAVSDPNPDHPSAHPTAHGRPGGYGWPLIQLLAERVDITPLPDGGKTITAIQRLKTADPT, encoded by the coding sequence ATGCGCGCGGGCGTCAGCCCCGACAGCGTCCCTGCCGCAGACGCTCTCCTGATCACCTCGGAACTCGTCACCAACGCCATCCGCCACGGCGGCGGCATCACCCACTTCCACGCCGCCCTCGCCGACGACGCCCTCCACCTGGCCGTTAGCGACCCGAACCCTGACCACCCGTCAGCCCACCCGACGGCCCATGGCCGTCCCGGCGGCTACGGATGGCCCCTCATCCAGCTCCTCGCCGAACGAGTCGACATCACCCCCCTCCCGGACGGAGGCAAGACCATCACCGCCATCCAGCGCCTGAAAACCGCGGACCCGACGTAA
- a CDS encoding PP2C family protein-serine/threonine phosphatase, whose amino-acid sequence MADDQGNLVRVNEVAGLLFPQARAGTAIAGTVPAWLSEAHTRCLAPVTAPTSAPGAGALVKGPVGDRSYEAHPTVRGDGTVVWWLVDDTDHRLAREALRMERARTAFLGEASNVLLSSLNLERCMDVTAQMAAEHLADAAVVIAPSRGRELPIVSCVRGGLPEASRVAAHPEVVPGLAEALQGFPPVPSRWIDPATAPAWLVPEGFGTVGSIVITPLPGHGVPAGALVLLRRAGGAGFTEGEEVFARLFAARAGAAMSAARLYAEQASISETLMRELLPPSLHQVAGVEYAGGYRPSLDHERIGGDFYDVHPAAVAGGASLVVLGDVCGKGLEAAVMTGKIRNTLHALLPMADDHPRMLNLLNTALLNTHDARFATLVLASAVREGAAVELRLTSAGHPAPLILRTDGTVEEAATHGTLVGALPAVTTETAAVTLAPGETCLLFTDGITEARGGPLGGAMFGDARLRRVLAECTGMPAEAVVERVQMLASEWVGGGRHDDMAVVAISAPRTNHLSAVDGHTRGRFTA is encoded by the coding sequence GTGGCCGATGACCAGGGAAATCTGGTGCGGGTCAACGAGGTTGCCGGTCTGCTTTTTCCCCAAGCCCGCGCAGGGACGGCGATCGCGGGCACGGTGCCCGCGTGGCTGTCCGAGGCCCACACCCGCTGTCTTGCCCCGGTGACGGCCCCGACTTCGGCACCCGGAGCCGGCGCTCTGGTGAAGGGTCCGGTCGGCGACCGTTCGTATGAAGCACATCCCACGGTCCGCGGGGACGGGACGGTGGTGTGGTGGCTCGTCGACGACACGGACCACCGTCTGGCCCGCGAGGCCCTGCGGATGGAGCGGGCGCGCACCGCTTTTCTGGGGGAGGCCTCGAATGTGCTGCTGTCCTCGCTGAATCTGGAGCGGTGCATGGACGTCACGGCGCAGATGGCCGCGGAGCACCTGGCCGACGCGGCCGTGGTCATCGCGCCTTCACGCGGCCGCGAGCTCCCGATCGTGTCCTGCGTGCGCGGCGGGCTGCCGGAGGCGTCGCGGGTTGCCGCGCACCCCGAGGTGGTACCCGGCCTGGCGGAAGCGCTGCAAGGTTTCCCGCCCGTCCCGTCGCGGTGGATCGATCCCGCCACCGCGCCGGCGTGGCTGGTCCCGGAGGGGTTCGGAACGGTGGGGTCGATAGTGATAACACCGCTGCCCGGCCACGGCGTCCCCGCGGGAGCTTTGGTCCTGCTGCGCCGCGCGGGCGGTGCCGGATTCACGGAAGGCGAGGAAGTATTCGCCCGCCTCTTCGCCGCCCGCGCGGGCGCAGCGATGTCAGCGGCGCGCCTGTATGCGGAGCAGGCATCGATCAGCGAGACGCTGATGCGCGAACTGCTCCCGCCATCGCTGCATCAAGTGGCGGGGGTCGAGTACGCGGGCGGCTACCGGCCCTCCCTGGACCATGAGCGGATCGGTGGGGACTTCTACGACGTCCACCCCGCCGCCGTGGCGGGCGGAGCGTCACTGGTCGTCCTCGGCGACGTCTGCGGCAAGGGCCTGGAGGCCGCCGTGATGACGGGAAAGATCCGTAACACCCTGCACGCCCTGCTGCCCATGGCCGATGACCACCCGCGGATGCTGAACCTGCTCAACACCGCGCTGCTCAATACGCACGACGCGCGCTTCGCGACGCTGGTTCTGGCCTCCGCGGTCCGCGAGGGTGCCGCCGTGGAGCTGCGGCTGACCAGTGCCGGCCATCCCGCTCCGCTGATCCTGCGTACCGACGGAACCGTCGAGGAAGCCGCTACCCACGGCACACTCGTCGGAGCACTTCCGGCCGTGACCACCGAGACGGCGGCAGTGACGCTCGCGCCGGGTGAGACGTGCCTGCTCTTCACCGACGGAATCACTGAGGCACGGGGCGGACCGCTGGGCGGGGCCATGTTCGGTGATGCCCGGCTGAGGCGAGTGCTCGCGGAGTGCACGGGGATGCCCGCGGAGGCGGTGGTGGAGCGGGTGCAGATGCTCGCCTCCGAATGGGTCGGCGGCGGCCGTCACGACGACATGGCCGTCGTGGCGATCTCCGCACCCCGAACCAACCACCTCAGCGCGGTGGACGGGCACACGAGGGGCAGGTTCACAGCGTGA
- a CDS encoding cobalamin B12-binding domain-containing protein translates to MTNTGLLGARLWDAVLAGDERAAVTVIHQALDDGADPEDVLLDAIAWVQGRVGEHWAANRISVAQEHAATAINERAIAALAEHPAARRDPSRGRVLVACVDGEWHGLPAHLVAEVLKLRGWHVDYLGAHVPTPHLIAHIHRTGPDVVALSSSIPTRLQTAHATITACQAAGVPVLVGGAAFGPEGEYARLLGADAWTPDARAAADLLERRPLPRPRPDHQPIDDLPHLADQEYTLVTRSRPQLVRTVFTGLEDRFPAMRGYTEAQRERTAEDLSHIVEFLGAALYTGDAELFSRFLLWTAGILEARGVPAHSLPPALDVLAGELKDFPRATDMLRLAVTRLTDTPLTVGGAAE, encoded by the coding sequence GTGACAAACACGGGACTTCTGGGGGCACGGCTTTGGGACGCGGTCCTGGCAGGCGACGAACGGGCCGCGGTCACCGTGATCCACCAAGCCCTGGATGACGGAGCAGACCCCGAAGACGTGCTCTTGGACGCGATCGCCTGGGTGCAGGGCCGCGTCGGCGAACACTGGGCCGCCAACCGGATCAGCGTCGCGCAGGAGCACGCCGCGACCGCGATCAACGAGCGTGCCATAGCCGCTCTCGCCGAACACCCTGCAGCCCGTCGGGACCCGTCGCGCGGCCGGGTCTTGGTCGCATGCGTGGACGGGGAGTGGCACGGGCTGCCGGCCCACCTCGTAGCCGAGGTCCTCAAACTGCGTGGCTGGCACGTCGACTACCTCGGCGCCCACGTCCCCACGCCGCACCTCATCGCGCACATCCACCGCACCGGCCCCGACGTCGTCGCTCTGTCGAGTTCCATCCCCACCCGGCTGCAGACCGCCCACGCGACGATCACCGCGTGTCAAGCGGCCGGAGTGCCGGTCCTCGTCGGAGGAGCCGCGTTCGGGCCGGAGGGCGAATACGCCCGTCTGCTGGGCGCGGACGCGTGGACGCCGGACGCCCGTGCGGCCGCCGACCTTCTCGAGCGTCGGCCGCTGCCGCGCCCGCGGCCCGACCACCAGCCCATCGATGACCTGCCGCACCTTGCCGACCAGGAGTACACCCTCGTAACGCGTAGCCGCCCCCAGCTCGTGCGGACCGTCTTCACCGGGCTGGAGGACAGATTTCCGGCGATGCGCGGCTACACCGAGGCGCAGCGGGAACGCACCGCCGAGGACCTGTCCCACATCGTGGAGTTCCTCGGTGCGGCCCTCTACACAGGTGACGCCGAGCTGTTCTCCCGCTTCCTCCTGTGGACCGCGGGCATCCTCGAAGCGCGCGGTGTACCGGCGCACAGTCTGCCGCCGGCGCTGGACGTTCTGGCAGGTGAACTGAAGGATTTCCCCCGCGCCACCGACATGCTCCGGCTCGCCGTCACGCGCCTGACCGATACCCCTCTCACCGTTGGCGGAGCCGCCGAATGA
- a CDS encoding STAS domain-containing protein, whose product MTPTPGPLRLTRTDTAGAVRIELHGDFDYQDADRLLDAVSAVLACPGGLRDLHVDCTDMTRVDSTGLAVLLMIRRRTDAAGVRLHLDGRPVELERILQVTGTLNHFTSPHTGIRSVALTVERASAGTQEAVKARSSGQDPST is encoded by the coding sequence ATGACCCCCACACCCGGGCCACTGCGCCTCACCCGCACCGATACGGCCGGCGCCGTGCGCATCGAGCTGCACGGCGACTTCGATTACCAGGATGCCGACCGCCTCCTGGACGCCGTCTCCGCAGTCCTGGCCTGCCCGGGTGGGCTGCGGGATCTGCACGTGGACTGCACGGACATGACCAGGGTCGACTCCACTGGGCTGGCGGTCCTGCTGATGATCCGGCGACGCACGGACGCCGCGGGCGTACGCTTGCACCTCGACGGACGGCCGGTGGAACTGGAGCGGATCCTGCAGGTCACCGGCACCCTCAACCACTTCACCAGCCCACACACCGGTATCCGGTCGGTGGCCTTGACGGTGGAGAGAGCGTCCGCAGGTACGCAGGAAGCTGTAAAGGCCCGCTCCAGCGGGCAGGACCCCAGCACTTGA
- a CDS encoding MarR family winged helix-turn-helix transcriptional regulator, whose product MSVPAFGPSSSAPDAARSVSDIAELLDVVYESARQAVPTSPVSTTQLRLMFLLDRRPGIRMSALAQLLGAGAPSVTRLCDRLEATGFLRRHPSPGDGRELTPRLTPAGERHLAQIREKRQQTLAQALDTMSADARHALTTGLAALQEGITSTTGSPQQNNPAA is encoded by the coding sequence ATGTCCGTACCGGCCTTCGGCCCGAGCAGCAGCGCCCCGGACGCCGCGCGCTCGGTCAGCGACATCGCCGAACTCCTCGACGTCGTCTACGAGAGCGCCCGCCAAGCGGTTCCCACATCGCCGGTCTCCACCACGCAGTTGCGTCTGATGTTCCTCCTCGACCGCCGGCCCGGGATCCGCATGAGCGCCTTGGCCCAGCTCCTCGGGGCCGGGGCTCCCTCCGTGACCCGGCTCTGCGATCGCTTGGAAGCCACCGGATTCCTACGCCGCCATCCCTCCCCCGGCGACGGCCGCGAGCTCACCCCTCGTCTCACACCCGCCGGGGAACGACACCTCGCCCAGATACGGGAAAAGCGCCAGCAGACGCTCGCCCAGGCCCTCGACACCATGAGCGCCGATGCCCGGCACGCCCTCACGACAGGGCTGGCAGCACTCCAGGAGGGCATCACCTCGACCACCGGCTCCCCCCAACAGAACAACCCCGCCGCCTGA
- a CDS encoding MarR family transcriptional regulator yields the protein MGGGFTTDPSSRSSTFRPRLRHASGAFPRHAAHGTCASAALRRLAATQTGCPRSSAVRVGQARGALPRSSRSAPQPGPVRVPRCARSRGAPAAGLTSGRPDDTVVRCPEPSIPSTTSRGPRRVPVVELLEALWRPVPDAATGGAVPPSQLRALTVIEQRIGINLKDLGEALGSAPPAISRLCDRLEAAGLIQRTRAATNRREIELSVSRHGRAVLEDTRACGRGRRPRFCSGCLPATVRTWPKVSQPSAPRRRPSGRRHRAPRTACQIPHSPPAPGSGEEGHRGDPGRTAPLVRWATSPRPRLRCHSLTSRPYSPLGPGGALIAPVRARRRPAGVGADRDACRSGRGAEPGNVAHTGCPRSSDPGG from the coding sequence ATGGGAGGTGGGTTCACCACGGATCCTTCTTCTCGGAGCAGCACTTTCCGACCGCGGCTACGGCATGCGTCCGGGGCATTCCCCCGCCACGCCGCCCACGGCACATGTGCGTCGGCCGCCCTTCGGCGCCTCGCCGCCACGCAGACCGGATGCCCCCGATCGTCCGCCGTACGCGTAGGCCAAGCCCGTGGGGCGCTGCCCAGGTCCAGTCGGTCCGCTCCTCAGCCCGGGCCGGTCCGGGTGCCGCGGTGTGCCCGCTCCAGGGGTGCCCCGGCGGCGGGCCTGACAAGCGGACGCCCGGATGACACAGTGGTGCGATGCCCAGAGCCCTCCATCCCCTCGACGACGAGCCGGGGCCCTCGACGCGTGCCGGTCGTGGAACTGCTCGAGGCTCTGTGGCGACCGGTCCCCGATGCCGCCACCGGGGGAGCGGTCCCCCCGTCGCAGCTGCGCGCTCTGACCGTCATCGAACAGCGCATCGGCATCAATCTGAAGGACCTCGGCGAGGCACTCGGTTCCGCGCCGCCGGCGATCAGCCGTCTGTGCGACCGCCTGGAGGCGGCCGGTCTGATCCAGCGCACACGCGCCGCGACCAACCGCCGCGAAATCGAGTTGAGCGTGAGTCGGCACGGACGCGCCGTCCTGGAGGACACCAGAGCCTGCGGGCGCGGCAGACGGCCGAGATTCTGCAGCGGATGTCTTCCCGCCACCGTCAGGACCTGGCCCAAGGTCTCGCAGCCGTCCGCGCCGCGGCGGCGCCCGAGCGGACGGCGCCACCGAGCGCCGCGAACGGCCTGTCAGATACCGCATAGTCCACCCGCCCCAGGCTCTGGCGAGGAAGGGCATCGAGGTGACCCCGGTCGTACTGCCCCGCTCGTGCGGTGGGCCACGAGCCCGAGGCCTCGCCTGCGATGTCACTCGCTGACTTCCCGCCCATACTCGCCGCTCGGGCCTGGCGGGGCGTTGATTGCTCCGGTGAGGGCGCGCAGGCGTCCAGCAGGTGTCGGCGCTGATCGGGACGCATGCCGCTCAGGACGTGGTGCAGAGCCTGGGAACGTTGCTCATACAGGCTGTCCACGGTCCTCTGACCCTGGTGGGTGA
- a CDS encoding IS110 family transposase: MLLIGDDWAEDHHDVEVQDGTGRKLAVATLPEGVEGIAKLHALIAKYGGADVDSAEVVVGIETDRGPWVQALIASGYQVFAINPRQVNRFKERYGTSGAKSDKGDAHALADMVRIDRDQLRPVAGDSEQAQAVKVVARAHQTLIWERTRTFQRLRNTLREYFPAALDAYADLALTSTDALELLIKAPTPATAAKLTRPQITAVLTRHRRHNRPQKAATIQTALREEHLGLPEPVTAAYAAAATAHARLLISLNEQIAELERQVKAHFLEHPDAEIYLSMPGIAEITGARVLAEFGDDPTRYDNAKARKNYAGTSPITRASGKSHTVQARYVRNNRLASALQLQAFSALNTSPGARRYYDKQRARDAGYNPALRQVGNRLVGILHGCLKTRTHYDEATAWSHHAQLYPS; this comes from the coding sequence TTGCTGCTGATCGGTGACGACTGGGCCGAAGACCATCACGATGTCGAGGTCCAGGACGGGACGGGCCGCAAGCTGGCCGTCGCGACCCTGCCCGAGGGGGTGGAGGGCATCGCGAAACTGCACGCGCTCATCGCGAAGTACGGTGGCGCGGATGTGGACTCCGCCGAGGTGGTGGTGGGGATCGAGACCGATCGCGGCCCGTGGGTGCAGGCCCTGATCGCCTCCGGCTACCAGGTGTTCGCGATCAACCCGAGGCAGGTCAACCGGTTCAAGGAACGCTACGGAACCTCCGGCGCCAAGAGCGATAAAGGCGATGCGCACGCGCTGGCAGACATGGTCCGTATCGACCGTGACCAGTTGCGGCCCGTCGCTGGAGACAGCGAGCAGGCCCAGGCCGTGAAGGTCGTCGCCCGTGCCCACCAGACACTGATCTGGGAACGCACCCGCACCTTCCAGCGGCTGCGCAATACGCTGCGCGAGTACTTCCCCGCGGCCCTGGACGCCTACGCCGACTTGGCGCTGACCAGCACGGACGCACTGGAGCTGCTGATCAAGGCGCCCACGCCCGCCACCGCGGCGAAGCTGACGCGCCCCCAGATCACCGCGGTCCTGACCCGCCACCGCCGGCACAACCGGCCCCAGAAAGCCGCCACGATCCAGACCGCGCTGCGAGAAGAACACCTCGGTCTGCCCGAACCGGTGACCGCCGCCTACGCGGCCGCCGCGACAGCCCACGCGCGCCTGCTGATCAGTCTGAACGAGCAGATAGCCGAGCTCGAAAGGCAGGTGAAGGCACATTTTCTTGAGCACCCGGACGCTGAGATCTACCTCTCGATGCCCGGCATCGCGGAGATCACCGGCGCCCGGGTGCTCGCCGAGTTCGGGGACGACCCCACCCGCTACGACAACGCGAAGGCCCGCAAGAACTACGCCGGGACCAGCCCTATCACCCGGGCCTCCGGCAAGAGCCACACCGTCCAGGCCCGCTACGTCCGCAACAACCGCCTCGCCTCGGCCCTGCAACTCCAGGCGTTCTCCGCGCTGAACACCTCACCCGGCGCCCGCCGCTACTACGACAAGCAGCGCGCCCGCGACGCCGGCTACAACCCTGCCCTCCGCCAGGTCGGAAACCGCCTCGTCGGCATCCTCCACGGATGCCTCAAAACCCGCACCCACTACGACGAAGCAACCGCCTGGTCACACCACGCCCAGCTCTATCCCTCTTGA
- a CDS encoding AI-2E family transporter, translating to MSDPHGWFARAKVGLTGLGERRAQLHARQEAAYVEAWDDAIQIEEQRSDRVAARDAAAAVPWGVRVAAEVGWRLLVLAATVWVLMRVIGAVRLVVLAFAVALLITALLQPTVARLRRHGLPRVLATALTAICGFAVLGLAGWFVVWQVLDNIGNLSERVQEGIGELKQWLINSPLHVTEGQINDIADRLSSSIGTSTSEITSTGLQGVTVLVEIITGLLLAMFSTLFLLYDGRRIWEWTLKLVPAAARPSLAGAGPRAWRTLTAYVRGTVIVALIDAVFIGVGIYFLDVPLAVPIAVVIFLASFVPLVGAVASGALAVVVALVTQGVFTALMALVIVLVVQQIEGHVLQPFILGRAVRVHPLAVVLAVEGPRVFRTGI from the coding sequence ATGTCTGACCCGCACGGATGGTTCGCCCGTGCCAAGGTGGGCCTCACCGGCCTGGGTGAGCGCCGGGCGCAACTTCACGCCCGGCAAGAAGCGGCATACGTCGAGGCGTGGGACGACGCCATCCAGATCGAGGAGCAGCGCTCCGACCGGGTCGCTGCCCGGGACGCCGCCGCGGCGGTGCCGTGGGGCGTGCGGGTGGCCGCCGAGGTGGGCTGGCGGTTGCTGGTGCTCGCCGCCACCGTATGGGTACTGATGCGCGTCATCGGCGCAGTTCGACTGGTCGTGCTGGCGTTCGCCGTCGCTCTGCTGATCACTGCCCTCCTGCAGCCGACCGTCGCGCGCTTGCGACGGCACGGGCTGCCGCGGGTGCTGGCCACCGCGCTGACCGCGATCTGCGGGTTCGCCGTGCTGGGGCTGGCCGGATGGTTCGTCGTCTGGCAGGTCCTCGACAACATCGGCAATCTCTCCGAGCGGGTCCAGGAGGGCATCGGCGAGCTGAAGCAATGGCTCATCAACAGCCCGCTGCACGTCACGGAAGGCCAGATCAACGACATCGCCGACCGGCTGAGCAGCAGTATCGGGACGAGCACGAGCGAGATCACCTCAACCGGTCTCCAGGGCGTGACGGTGCTGGTCGAGATCATCACCGGGCTGTTGCTCGCCATGTTCTCCACGCTCTTCCTGCTCTACGACGGCAGGCGCATCTGGGAGTGGACGCTCAAGCTGGTCCCGGCGGCGGCCCGACCGAGCCTGGCGGGCGCCGGCCCGCGCGCCTGGCGGACGCTCACCGCGTATGTCCGGGGCACTGTGATCGTTGCCCTGATCGACGCCGTCTTCATCGGCGTGGGCATCTACTTCCTCGACGTTCCGCTCGCGGTCCCCATCGCGGTCGTGATCTTCCTGGCCTCCTTCGTGCCTCTGGTCGGCGCCGTCGCCTCGGGCGCGCTGGCCGTCGTCGTCGCTCTGGTCACTCAGGGCGTCTTCACCGCGCTGATGGCCCTGGTGATCGTCTTGGTGGTCCAGCAGATCGAGGGGCACGTACTGCAGCCGTTCATCCTCGGCCGGGCCGTGCGGGTGCACCCGCTGGCCGTGGTCCTGGCCGTTGAGGGGCCTCGCGTTTTTCGGACAGGGATCTGA
- a CDS encoding IS3 family transposase (programmed frameshift), with the protein MRKHEVAPPSKYTPEFREEAVQIALRSSKTVSETARELELNPETLRGWVKKFQKRREPAADAELTVSERARLKELERRIREVEMENAFLKKCAGVLREGSPVARKYEFIETMRLDTAEYVFSVEFMCERLDVSKSGYYDWRRRPDSATAQRREELKLLVKKAFEVSDSTYGYRRIRAQLARWGHAAGLELVRQLMRELGLMPCQPRPKRFSLTQAAAGAVPDLVGRNFTADTPGEKLVGDITYIPTGEGWLYLATVIDCCTKEVIGYAMDDHYQTPLISRAIRNAARNRKLTKGAIFHSDRGSNYMSAEFGKALNRLGLRRSSGRTGICFDNAMAESFFGTLKNERVSRVTYLTLEAARQDITRYIEFWYNRKRLHSAVGYRPPQEVHAEYARLRIAA; encoded by the exons ATGAGGAAGCACGAAGTGGCACCGCCCAGCAAGTACACCCCGGAGTTCCGCGAGGAAGCAGTCCAGATCGCGCTCCGCTCCAGCAAGACCGTCTCGGAGACAGCCCGAGAGCTTGAATTGAACCCGGAGACACTCCGGGGCTGGGTGAAAAAGTTCCAGAAACGGCGTGAGCCGGCCGCTGACGCTGAGCTGACGGTGAGTGAACGCGCCCGGTTGAAGGAACTCGAACGCCGCATTCGCGAAGTCGAGATGGAGAACGCCTTCCTGAAAAAATGCGCGG GCGTACTTCGCGAAGGATCCCCGGTAGCACGCAAGTACGAGTTCATCGAAACGATGCGACTCGACACCGCGGAGTACGTATTTTCTGTCGAGTTCATGTGTGAGCGGCTCGACGTGTCCAAGTCCGGCTACTACGACTGGCGACGCCGTCCTGATTCTGCGACGGCTCAGCGGCGCGAGGAATTGAAACTGCTCGTCAAGAAAGCCTTCGAGGTGTCCGACAGTACGTACGGATACCGGCGCATCCGCGCCCAGCTGGCGCGCTGGGGGCACGCCGCCGGCCTGGAGCTCGTGCGCCAGCTCATGCGTGAACTGGGCCTGATGCCCTGCCAGCCCCGCCCGAAGCGGTTCAGCCTGACCCAGGCTGCGGCGGGCGCAGTGCCCGACCTCGTCGGCCGGAACTTCACCGCCGACACCCCGGGTGAAAAGCTCGTCGGAGACATAACCTACATTCCGACTGGCGAGGGCTGGCTTTATCTCGCGACGGTCATCGACTGCTGCACGAAGGAAGTCATCGGGTATGCGATGGACGACCACTACCAGACGCCTTTGATATCCCGGGCCATACGCAACGCAGCCCGCAACAGGAAGCTCACCAAGGGGGCAATTTTTCACTCCGATCGCGGAAGTAACTATATGTCAGCCGAGTTCGGGAAGGCGCTGAACCGGCTCGGCCTCCGCAGATCGTCTGGGCGCACCGGGATCTGTTTCGACAACGCGATGGCCGAATCGTTCTTCGGAACTCTGAAGAACGAGCGTGTCTCACGTGTGACTTACCTGACCCTCGAGGCCGCCCGGCAGGACATCACTCGCTACATCGAATTCTGGTACAATCGCAAACGCCTTCACTCGGCTGTCGGTTACCGGCCTCCGCAGGAAGTCCACGCCGAGTATGCAAGGTTGCGAATAGCCGCGTGA